One Stigmatopora argus isolate UIUO_Sarg chromosome 12, RoL_Sarg_1.0, whole genome shotgun sequence genomic window carries:
- the gfi1aa gene encoding growth factor independent 1A transcription repressor a, translated as MPRSFLVKSKRAHSYHQPRYLDDVCIGLDTLLAHINAETKCQVESRLEAVSADRLSPGLQLPSPGSVASSSPLSYGASDRGSDCDLWRPPSPSSSPDSEDGHHFNMSLFPAFSWSPFPASDLRQSVSASYHRPDPRRSHGTEACYGDCSAPVHVQQMCGMISGDNIFEDLKQRQRASELIKSEEEFMCVNRLETDGTYKCIKCFKVFSTSHGLEVHVRRSHSGTRPFECGICGKTFGHAVSLDQHRAVHSQERSFSCKICGKSFKRSSTLSTHLLIHSDTRPYPCQYCGKRFHQKSDMKKHTFIHTGEKPHKCQVCGKAFSQSSNLITHSRKHTGFKPFACDFCGKGFQRKVDLRRHKETQHGLK; from the exons ATGCCGAGATCTTTCCTGGTTAAAAGTAAGCGGGCCCACAGCTACCACCAGCCCCGCTACTTGGATGACGTCTGCATCGGCCTGGATACGCTTTTGGCTCACATAAACGCAG AGACAAAATGTCAAGTGGAGTCGCGCTTGGAGGCCGTGTCAGCGGACAGACTGTCCCCGGGGCTTCAGCTCCCGTCCCCGGGTTCAGTTGCGTCCAGCTCCCCGCTGAGCTACGGAGCGAGTGACCGCGGTTCGGACTGTGATTTGTGGCGTCCTCCGTCCCCGTCCTCCTCTCCAG ATTCGGAGGACGGACATCACTTCAACATGTCTCTGTTCCCCGCATTTTCCTGGTCTCCCTTCCCCGCTTCGGACCTGAGGCAATCCGTTTCGGCTTCGTACCACCGGCCGGACCCGCGGCGGAGCCACGGGACCGAAGCGTGCTACGGGGATTGCTCAGCTCCGGTCCACGTCCAACAGATGTGCGGGATGATCAGCGGCGACAACATATTTGAGGACCTAAAACAGAGGCAACGAGCGTCGGAACTCATCAAGAGCGAAGAAGAGTTCATGTGCGTCAACCGGCTCGAAACCGACGGCACCTATAAGTGCATCAAGTGTTTCAAG GTGTTTTCCACATCCCACGGTTTGGAGGTCCACGTAAGGCGATCGCACAGTGGAACGCGTCCGTTCGAGTGCGGCATTTGCGGCAAAACCTTCGGGCACGCGGTGAGCCTGGATCAACACAGGGCGGTGCACTCGCAG GAGAGGAGCTTCAGCTGCAAAATCTGCGGGAAAAGCTTCAAGCGCTCATCCACGTTGTCCACACACCTTCTCATCCACTCGGACACCCGGCCTTATCCGTGTCAGTACTGCGGGAAGAGATTCCACCAGAAGTCCGACATGAAAAAACACACTTTCATCCACACAG GAGAGAAACCGCACAAGTGCCAAGTGTGCGGCAAGGCCTTTAGCCAGAGCTCCAACCTGATCACGCACAGCAGGAAACACACTGGATTCAAACCTTTTGCTTGCGACTTCTGCGGGAAAGGCTTCCAGAGGAAGGTGGACCTGCGCAGGCACAAGGAAACTCAGCACGGACTCAAATAA